One segment of Allorhodopirellula heiligendammensis DNA contains the following:
- a CDS encoding ROK family protein, with protein sequence MKDIWIGFDLGGTKMLAVAFDSDMNPVARRRRKTRGSDAGIARIVSTIKKMLDESEIDPKRVAGIGIGCPGPIDLDAGRLLSSPNLGWDTVDVREVLSKQFDCPVAVVNDVDAGVYGEYLFGAAEGSRCVVGIFPGTGIGGGCVYEGKILHGAGISCMEIGHTRISSGVRCSGGEIPGTLETEASRLAIASEAAKLAYRGEAPALFKDAGTDLSSIRSGTLADAVTNGDKEVERVIKEAATVIGYAVVNVVHMLCPDKIVLGGGLVEAMESLLLDGVRKTAHACVMPVYKDRFKVVAAKLGDDAAVMGAAALARSEFGEAPAAPQGDQEPSQNAKKKPGK encoded by the coding sequence TTGAAAGATATTTGGATTGGCTTCGATCTAGGCGGCACGAAGATGCTGGCCGTTGCATTCGACAGCGACATGAACCCCGTCGCTCGTCGGCGCCGGAAGACTCGCGGCAGCGACGCGGGCATTGCACGGATCGTCTCCACGATCAAAAAAATGCTTGACGAGAGTGAAATTGATCCAAAGCGTGTTGCTGGGATTGGCATCGGATGTCCCGGCCCGATCGACCTCGACGCTGGACGCCTACTTTCGTCCCCCAATCTTGGCTGGGACACCGTTGATGTGCGGGAAGTGCTCAGCAAACAGTTCGATTGTCCAGTCGCGGTTGTCAATGACGTGGATGCCGGCGTGTACGGTGAATATCTTTTTGGTGCCGCGGAAGGCAGTCGCTGTGTTGTAGGAATCTTCCCGGGGACTGGGATCGGGGGCGGGTGCGTTTACGAAGGCAAGATTCTGCACGGTGCAGGCATCTCCTGCATGGAGATCGGGCACACCCGAATTAGCTCGGGCGTCCGCTGCAGTGGTGGAGAAATTCCGGGCACCCTCGAGACGGAGGCGAGCCGCCTGGCGATCGCGTCGGAGGCAGCCAAGCTAGCCTATCGTGGCGAAGCCCCCGCGCTCTTTAAAGACGCTGGTACTGATCTCTCGTCGATACGTAGCGGCACGTTAGCGGACGCCGTGACGAACGGTGACAAGGAAGTTGAGCGAGTGATCAAAGAGGCAGCGACGGTTATCGGCTACGCCGTTGTGAACGTCGTCCACATGCTGTGCCCTGACAAAATTGTGCTCGGGGGTGGTTTGGTCGAAGCCATGGAGAGTCTGTTACTCGATGGCGTTCGCAAGACCGCACACGCGTGTGTCATGCCGGTGTATAAAGATCGGTTCAAAGTTGTCGCTGCCAAACTCGGTGACGATGCGGCAGTGATGGGAGCGGCCGCGCTGGCTCGGTCTGAATTTGGAGAGGCCCCTGCCGCACCGCAGGGTGATCAGGAGCCCAGCCAGAACGCGAAAAAGAAACCCGGCAAATAG
- a CDS encoding stage II sporulation protein M, with protein sequence MNIATLLEKRHCNWAELERLCEAMEVSGKTHKAGEQYRGAAGIVRFAALYRGACADLALADAYQLPPSTVTYLHRLVARAHNQLYRSGKFSPVGFFELVFREAPQQIFADSCVRVATIVFFGMFALSMYLGYEQTLFPSFAANVVGQGQLEALESMYEQKISGSLSHYVGMSGFYIMHNTGIGLQCFAYGILLIPCLYLLAYNGVALGTMFGYMARENTVGSDNFFHFVTAHGPFELTAIALSAAAGLRLGVGFFHTEGLTRIDSMRRSAHRSVPIMAAAATLFVLAAFTEGFLSPSSAPYLLKAAWAIMSSALISFYFVVLGFPRARHRLPMQVE encoded by the coding sequence ATGAACATCGCGACGCTCCTCGAAAAACGGCACTGCAATTGGGCTGAGCTGGAGCGTCTATGCGAAGCGATGGAAGTGAGCGGAAAAACTCATAAAGCGGGTGAACAGTACCGAGGAGCCGCTGGTATTGTACGTTTTGCCGCACTCTACCGCGGCGCGTGCGCGGATCTCGCGCTGGCAGACGCGTATCAATTGCCGCCCTCGACGGTGACGTATCTGCACCGGCTCGTCGCTCGGGCTCACAACCAACTTTATCGCAGCGGCAAGTTCTCTCCGGTTGGATTCTTCGAGCTGGTATTTCGTGAAGCCCCCCAGCAAATCTTTGCCGATTCCTGCGTGCGCGTGGCGACCATCGTATTCTTCGGCATGTTTGCGTTATCGATGTACCTAGGTTACGAGCAGACGCTCTTTCCAAGCTTTGCTGCCAACGTGGTCGGCCAGGGGCAACTCGAAGCACTGGAGTCCATGTACGAACAAAAAATCAGTGGTTCACTGAGTCATTACGTGGGCATGTCCGGGTTCTACATCATGCACAACACAGGTATTGGATTGCAGTGTTTCGCATATGGGATCCTACTGATCCCCTGCCTCTATCTTTTAGCGTACAACGGCGTTGCACTGGGCACGATGTTCGGATACATGGCCCGCGAGAACACCGTGGGCAGCGATAATTTCTTTCACTTCGTGACAGCACACGGTCCTTTCGAATTGACTGCCATCGCTTTGTCTGCGGCGGCAGGATTGCGGTTGGGAGTTGGTTTCTTTCATACCGAGGGACTCACTCGAATCGATTCGATGCGGCGATCGGCACATCGCAGCGTGCCGATCATGGCGGCCGCAGCGACCCTGTTTGTACTGGCAGCGTTCACCGAAGGGTTCCTCTCCCCCAGCTCCGCCCCATACCTGCTGAAGGCCGCGTGGGCGATCATGTCATCGGCACTGATCAGCTTCTACTTTGTGGTGTTGGGATTCCCCCGCGCACGTCACCGCCTCCCGATGCAAGTCGAGTAG
- a CDS encoding SAM-dependent methyltransferase — translation MNKSTLPARNDDSSSARPDGPSFVMLSCAHGAEGIVKSTIAEDGWRLSFSRPGFVTAKHDGLRSPPSGIFIRTASRSLGSGKSGDADELIDRLIESTQSLTLPVDHLHVYPRDRAPIGRFDFEPGPDEVSTAVAERIHQRLGPDRVRCATPNEIAQPSQTILDVVLIDPSHWFFGIHTATTLPSRWPGGVQPVAPEYEPISRAYYKAAESIAWSGFDLRPDDLAVEVGSAPGGACGRLLEMGLHVIGVDPAEMDPRIADHPRFIHYAARAGDLPRRVFRGAKWLLVDSTVKPDATLSTVRNMIESRETSFQGCLITMKLGDYERASQIPRWEREVQRWRPKQVEIRHLARNRCEVCFAVTL, via the coding sequence ATGAACAAGTCCACTCTACCGGCCCGCAACGACGATTCTTCGTCAGCACGCCCTGACGGCCCCAGTTTCGTGATGCTGAGCTGTGCCCACGGTGCCGAAGGCATTGTGAAATCCACGATCGCTGAGGATGGGTGGCGTCTCTCGTTCTCGCGCCCCGGTTTTGTCACGGCCAAACACGATGGTTTACGCTCGCCGCCCAGCGGTATTTTTATTCGTACGGCATCTCGTTCACTCGGCAGTGGCAAGTCAGGTGACGCCGATGAATTGATTGATCGATTGATCGAATCAACTCAGTCCCTCACTCTCCCGGTTGACCATCTGCACGTATACCCACGTGACCGCGCACCCATCGGTCGATTTGATTTCGAACCTGGCCCCGACGAAGTGTCGACGGCGGTGGCCGAGCGAATCCATCAACGACTCGGCCCTGATCGCGTTCGATGCGCGACCCCAAATGAGATCGCCCAGCCGTCACAAACCATTCTCGACGTGGTGCTCATCGATCCCTCTCACTGGTTCTTTGGTATCCATACAGCGACAACGTTGCCGAGTCGTTGGCCTGGAGGTGTGCAACCGGTTGCACCTGAGTATGAGCCGATCTCTCGAGCGTACTACAAGGCAGCGGAATCGATTGCGTGGAGCGGGTTCGATCTTCGCCCCGATGACTTAGCGGTCGAGGTAGGCAGTGCCCCCGGGGGCGCATGTGGCCGCTTGCTCGAAATGGGGCTACACGTGATTGGTGTGGATCCCGCCGAAATGGATCCGAGAATTGCTGATCATCCGCGGTTCATTCATTATGCCGCCCGGGCGGGCGACCTACCCCGTCGAGTCTTTCGCGGAGCCAAGTGGCTGTTAGTTGATTCCACCGTCAAGCCAGATGCGACGTTGAGCACGGTCCGCAATATGATCGAAAGTCGCGAGACGAGTTTCCAGGGATGTTTGATTACCATGAAACTGGGAGACTATGAACGCGCCAGTCAAATACCGCGTTGGGAGCGGGAAGTTCAACGATGGCGACCCAAGCAGGTTGAAATACGTCACCTGGCTCGGAATCGCTGTGAAGTCTGCTTCGCTGTGACCCTGTGA
- a CDS encoding Sec-independent protein translocase subunit TatA/TatB, giving the protein MFGLSFFEMSVIGIIAVVLFGGNLPEVARKFGHSYSQLRRSLHDVQQQFREAQRDVDRAMAVDNQSKSNAKAGSYDEDEDDTPEPSAPKFTPPS; this is encoded by the coding sequence ATGTTTGGTCTCAGTTTTTTCGAGATGTCCGTCATAGGGATCATTGCGGTCGTCCTATTTGGTGGCAACCTGCCCGAGGTGGCGAGGAAGTTCGGCCATTCGTACAGCCAGTTGCGGCGCAGCTTGCACGACGTGCAGCAGCAATTCCGCGAGGCGCAGCGAGATGTTGATCGTGCAATGGCGGTCGATAACCAGTCGAAATCGAACGCCAAAGCCGGGAGTTACGATGAGGACGAAGATGACACGCCCGAACCCTCCGCACCCAAGTTCACACCGCCAAGCTGA
- a CDS encoding Sec-independent protein translocase subunit TatA/TatB translates to MLTTLTSPALLLGFIGGMPGTSELLIILFIALLLFGGSKLPSLMRNLGKSANEFKRGMAESTDDVDESEKLHEKV, encoded by the coding sequence ATGTTGACCACTCTCACCTCTCCGGCCTTGCTGCTCGGTTTTATCGGGGGCATGCCCGGCACCTCGGAGTTATTGATCATTCTCTTCATCGCCTTATTGCTCTTTGGTGGCTCCAAGCTGCCCTCATTGATGAGGAACTTGGGCAAGAGTGCGAACGAGTTCAAGCGGGGCATGGCTGAATCGACGGACGACGTTGACGAGTCGGAAAAGCTGCACGAAAAGGTCTGA
- the ispF gene encoding 2-C-methyl-D-erythritol 2,4-cyclodiphosphate synthase has translation MSSSPLPFRIGLGYDSHRLERGGPLRIGGIDIGDDGPGYFHAIGHSDADVLLHAVTDALVGAIAAADIGRLFPDDAEINRDRDSAEFVTAALTKVSEAGYQVGNLDAVILAQQPKMAPHIDTMRQRIASLLGCPLDAIGLKAKTGEGVDAVGRSEAIAARVVVMLLRAD, from the coding sequence ATGTCGTCTTCCCCACTTCCGTTTCGCATCGGCCTCGGTTACGACTCCCATCGACTGGAGCGGGGGGGGCCGCTACGGATCGGTGGTATCGACATTGGCGATGACGGGCCGGGGTATTTTCATGCGATCGGACACAGTGATGCCGATGTGTTGCTCCACGCGGTAACCGACGCGTTAGTCGGGGCCATCGCAGCGGCGGATATTGGCCGTTTGTTTCCCGATGACGCGGAAATTAATCGAGACCGCGATAGTGCGGAGTTCGTTACCGCGGCGCTGACGAAGGTTAGCGAGGCCGGATATCAAGTGGGCAATCTCGACGCCGTCATTCTGGCTCAGCAGCCAAAGATGGCACCGCATATCGATACCATGCGGCAGCGGATCGCAAGCCTGCTCGGGTGCCCGCTTGATGCGATCGGGCTGAAGGCGAAGACCGGCGAAGGTGTCGACGCGGTGGGGCGCAGTGAGGCGATTGCCGCGCGGGTCGTCGTGATGCTGCTACGGGCAGATTAG
- a CDS encoding DUF4129 domain-containing protein, with translation MQLDRTHVAIRVRTLSEIGDLSLVMIRRYPKAVFQAFFLGAAFWIVADLLLLGWLPLQSPREDVFGDDSSGDQFRYLFWMATLVFLQAPIAGALTTYTLGQSIFEQQISLRKAIREVRPVLWQLIRVLGIRRLAIPAMIVVGLRWGAATDVFVDFFVPVFLLVVVALIRSSRPFVAEMILLERCPLRSKQPEVITLGRRSKALHSPMASELGGRFLTVSMTLTMLLGCVFFALLWMRGMALGNWTADSFALLVFYPLALWLVASLSVVMKLLGYLDARIRLEGWEVELAIRAEAIRQFGEDSMSVVLQPRTTGASHAALTLPDATVITSETQPNEGANDDLSQDAPSQVGTTQAAASVPSVKTLAFWGACVLANLASSPPLNAAPRHAERVAADVFSVASVSERPVVADSPWFDSERGELRSIELRDNRVDSKNRNSRWLPEPTQRPTKPSNSQSSSASTSPASSTGVSYFIGWTLLIAIVCGLVALLLYVFANSSFDFRNEMPIQTMASGGVLDEQTKQRIAELPAELRGTSVSPRAELERLRQTGDFDRAIIFLFGHQLLMLDRVGQIRLSRWKTNNQYVRETMQSSPPMGEQLRDTVAAFERSYFGKHPLTGEQFERLWQANLEMEATIAMYGVTA, from the coding sequence GTGCAACTCGATCGAACTCATGTCGCAATTCGTGTGCGAACACTTTCGGAAATCGGCGATCTGTCATTGGTGATGATTCGACGGTATCCCAAAGCCGTCTTTCAAGCATTCTTTTTGGGAGCGGCCTTTTGGATCGTCGCGGATCTGTTGCTACTCGGTTGGTTACCGCTGCAATCGCCCCGGGAAGATGTGTTCGGCGATGATTCGTCGGGAGATCAGTTTCGGTATTTATTTTGGATGGCCACGCTCGTGTTTCTGCAAGCGCCAATCGCAGGAGCGCTGACGACGTACACATTGGGGCAATCTATTTTTGAACAACAAATTTCGTTGAGGAAAGCGATTCGAGAGGTGCGTCCGGTACTTTGGCAATTGATTCGTGTGCTGGGCATTCGTCGCTTAGCGATACCAGCGATGATTGTCGTCGGGCTGCGTTGGGGCGCAGCGACCGATGTTTTCGTCGACTTTTTTGTGCCGGTTTTCCTGTTGGTGGTGGTCGCTCTGATCCGCAGCAGTCGCCCATTCGTCGCTGAGATGATCCTGCTTGAACGGTGCCCATTGCGAAGCAAACAACCCGAAGTGATCACTTTGGGCCGCCGTTCCAAAGCTCTGCATTCACCGATGGCGAGTGAACTTGGCGGACGCTTTTTGACGGTTTCGATGACCCTTACGATGCTTCTGGGCTGTGTTTTTTTCGCATTGCTCTGGATGCGCGGAATGGCTCTGGGGAACTGGACAGCAGATTCGTTCGCACTGCTCGTCTTCTACCCGCTGGCCTTGTGGCTGGTTGCGTCCCTGAGCGTCGTGATGAAACTTCTCGGCTATCTCGACGCAAGGATTCGTTTGGAGGGTTGGGAAGTCGAGTTGGCCATCCGCGCTGAGGCGATTCGGCAGTTCGGCGAGGATTCGATGTCCGTCGTCCTGCAGCCGAGAACGACAGGTGCTTCTCATGCGGCACTCACGCTGCCGGATGCGACTGTCATCACGAGCGAAACGCAGCCCAACGAAGGTGCGAACGACGATTTATCTCAGGACGCGCCGTCGCAGGTAGGCACTACCCAGGCAGCGGCGTCAGTACCGAGTGTCAAAACACTCGCGTTTTGGGGGGCCTGCGTGTTGGCGAACCTCGCATCCTCGCCCCCCTTGAACGCTGCTCCACGGCACGCCGAAAGAGTCGCTGCCGATGTATTTTCCGTCGCGTCAGTATCCGAGAGACCCGTGGTAGCTGACTCGCCATGGTTCGACTCCGAGCGGGGAGAGCTGCGTTCGATAGAGCTGCGCGACAATCGCGTCGATTCCAAAAATCGCAATAGTCGATGGCTGCCCGAACCGACCCAGCGGCCGACGAAACCGTCGAATTCCCAGTCTTCATCCGCCAGTACGTCTCCGGCCAGCAGCACTGGGGTGAGCTACTTCATCGGTTGGACGCTACTGATCGCTATCGTTTGCGGGTTGGTGGCGCTGCTGTTGTATGTGTTCGCTAATAGCTCGTTTGACTTTCGTAACGAAATGCCCATTCAAACGATGGCGAGCGGTGGAGTGCTCGATGAACAAACGAAACAACGAATTGCTGAGTTGCCTGCCGAATTGCGAGGCACGAGTGTCAGTCCGCGAGCAGAGCTCGAGCGATTGCGGCAGACTGGAGATTTTGACCGCGCAATTATCTTCCTTTTTGGACACCAATTATTGATGCTCGACCGGGTGGGCCAAATTCGCCTCTCACGCTGGAAAACGAATAACCAGTACGTCCGTGAGACGATGCAATCCTCGCCACCAATGGGCGAGCAACTACGCGACACCGTCGCTGCATTTGAACGCTCCTACTTCGGAAAGCATCCTTTGACAGGCGAGCAGTTCGAACGGCTGTGGCAAGCAAATCTCGAGATGGAAGCGACGATAGCGATGTACGGAGTGACAGCATGA
- a CDS encoding 3-keto-disaccharide hydrolase — MKKYLFNSIAVLSLVCSCSWAVAEEYLTGIDWAEPEIVTPGKTDNDPPSDATVLFGKASDISNWKGADTWKTDGDVLITGSGMIRSEAEFGDCQVHIEWSAPTPPKGNSQGRGNSGVFLMGIYEMQVLDSFDNKTYFDGQAASIYKQTPPAVNAMRPPGEWNSYDIFWTAPRFSEDGELESPAYITATHNGVLVLNHFALLGDTPFNRAPQYKDRGPQGPIALQDHGNPVRFRNIWVRDYKPAQKATEKE; from the coding sequence ATGAAAAAATATCTATTCAACTCGATTGCTGTTCTCTCTCTGGTCTGTTCGTGCAGCTGGGCTGTTGCCGAAGAGTATTTGACTGGAATCGATTGGGCGGAACCGGAAATTGTCACGCCGGGCAAGACTGACAACGATCCGCCCTCGGACGCGACGGTATTGTTCGGTAAGGCTTCGGACATCTCCAATTGGAAGGGAGCCGATACGTGGAAAACCGACGGCGACGTGTTGATTACAGGAAGCGGAATGATTCGCAGCGAGGCTGAATTCGGCGACTGCCAAGTCCACATTGAATGGTCAGCCCCGACGCCTCCAAAAGGCAACTCACAAGGGCGTGGTAATAGCGGTGTCTTCTTGATGGGGATCTACGAAATGCAAGTGCTCGATTCCTTCGATAACAAAACCTACTTCGATGGCCAAGCGGCGTCGATCTACAAACAGACACCGCCAGCGGTCAATGCTATGCGGCCACCGGGTGAGTGGAATAGCTATGACATCTTTTGGACGGCACCACGGTTCAGCGAAGACGGTGAACTTGAGTCACCGGCCTACATCACGGCGACCCACAATGGTGTGTTGGTGTTAAATCATTTTGCACTGCTCGGAGACACGCCATTCAATCGTGCACCTCAGTACAAAGACCGTGGACCTCAAGGCCCCATCGCTCTGCAGGACCATGGTAACCCAGTACGTTTTCGAAATATTTGGGTGCGAGACTACAAACCGGCCCAGAAGGCGACTGAAAAAGAGTAA
- a CDS encoding RidA family protein: MSHDARIEQLNLELPPPPQAMGLYKPIVQVGNLVYLSGHGPLQSDGYPLSGRLGADMDVDSGQAAARLTGLAMLSTLRNHLGTLDRVSRLVKLLGLVRCTESFNAQPAVINGCSELFREVFGNEAGIGARSAIGASALPADMAVEIEAIFEVE, encoded by the coding sequence ATGAGTCACGACGCCCGCATCGAGCAGCTGAATCTCGAATTGCCGCCACCGCCCCAAGCCATGGGGCTGTACAAGCCGATCGTACAGGTGGGAAATTTGGTTTACTTGTCCGGTCATGGACCATTGCAGAGCGACGGTTATCCTCTGTCAGGTCGGTTGGGAGCGGACATGGACGTCGACAGTGGTCAGGCCGCTGCGCGATTGACTGGTCTCGCCATGTTGTCGACCCTTCGTAATCATCTCGGAACTTTGGACCGCGTCTCGCGTTTAGTTAAACTATTGGGACTTGTCCGCTGCACTGAAAGTTTTAATGCCCAACCGGCTGTGATCAACGGCTGCAGCGAATTGTTCCGCGAAGTCTTCGGCAACGAGGCTGGCATTGGTGCTCGCAGCGCTATCGGGGCGTCGGCATTGCCTGCCGACATGGCTGTCGAAATCGAAGCCATCTTCGAAGTCGAATAG